The segment CGGCGTCTCGGTCGACGTGGTCGACAACAACGGGATCACCCTGGTCACGTACTACCACGAGGCGTTCGCCGGGGCGATCTTCGACCCGAAGGGCAACAACAAGGCGTACACGTGGATGAACAGCACGCTGATGCCGGAGGCACGGCTCAACCGGATCGACCATCTCCGCATCCGGTTCTCGAACGTCAGCTGACCGGTGGCGCGGTAGGCGTGGCACGGCGCCGCGCCTACCGCCGGCCGACGGCCGGCAGGGCCAGCGCGAGGCCCGCCGATCCGTCGAGGAACATCAGCCCGAGCCGGTGGAACTCGGCGAACACGTCGCGGACGGCCGACACCGGCATGGTCAGGCCCAGACGGTCACGGACGGCGGCCGGGCTGATCGGTCGTTCGCTGCACGCCGCGTACACATCAGCTCCCGGCCCTTCGAAGGTGTAGGTGCCCTCGCGGCCCGGCCACCGCCCGTCGTAGATCCGCAGGTACTGCGGCGCCGACCAGTAGGTCAGCGTCGGCCGGACGTCGCCCTGCCAGGCCTGCTGCCAGGCCGCGACCGCGTCCCGCAATTCGTGGTACGCCGTGTCGGGCAGCGGGTCCGCCAGCTCGTACTCGAAGAAGTAGGCGACCTGCTCGAGATCGACCCGCTCCGGATAGACGTAGCCGTAGCTCGGCTCGGGCCGGCGCCACCGCAGCGCCTCGTCCGACTGGTCGAAGAGCGGGCTGAAGCGCTCCAGCCAGATGCGTCCGGCACTCTCCGGCGGTTGCAGATGCACCAGATGGGGTACGGCCAGCGCCTGCTCGGCATAGTCCTGCGCGGACTCGCCCGGAAAACCCCACAGCACGTTCCACGACACCCGGATCCCGTAGTAGCCCGCCCAGCGCAACAGGTTGACGTTCTGGGCGGCCGTGCTGCCCTTCGCCATCAGCTTCAGGACCCGGGAGCTCAGCGACTCGAGGCCGGGCTGGATCCGGGTGACACCGGCGCGGGCCAGCAGACCCAGCTGGGCGCGGGACAGGTTGGCCTTCACCTCGTAGAAGAACTCGTAGCCGAACCCGTGCCCGACGATCTCCGGGAACAGCGTCGTCAGGTACTGCACATCCATGATGTTGTCGACCGCCGCGAACCGGAAACTGCCGCACCGCCGGGTCTGCACGGCCAGCTCGTCCAGGACCCGGGCCGGTGACTTGGCGCGGAACTGCATCGTCGCCGCGTTCAGGCCGCAGAACGTGCAGTGGTGTTTCGCGCCCCACCAGCAGCCTCGGGCCGTCTCGATCGGGATCCAGGTCTGCCGGCGGCCGGCCGCGTCGAGCAGGCCCAGCCGCTCGGCGCGCTCGAAGTACTCGTCGTAGTCGGGCGCCGGCAGCGCATCGAGATCGTCCCCCGGCGGTGCGGGCGGGGTGGCCAGCACCCGGTCGCCGTCGCGCCGCAGCACCCCCGGAACCGTGGCCGGGTCGTCGCCGGCGACCAGTGCCCGCAGCAACCGGGGGAGTGCCTCGTCGGCCTCGCCGCTGACGGCCAGGTCGATGCAGTCGACCGTACGCACGAGTTCGGCGCCCATGCCGCCGTCGAAGTTGGCGCCGCCGAACACGGTGACCAGGTCCGGGTGCCGTTCCTTGAGCCGCCGGGCCAGCGCGAACGAGGCCGCGTTCTGCTCGAACGTGCAGCTGAAACCGACCACGCGGACGTCGTGCCACGGGTAGGCGCCGGCCAGTTCGTCGAGGTACGCGGGCACGTCGTCCCGGCGGATCGTCAACAGCCGGTCGCGGATCGCCGGTGGCACCCCGCCCAGGTACGCCAGGTCGCCGGCGAACTTGTCGACCAGCCCGGAACCCGGGTCGGGTGCGTCGTCGCCGAACGCGTCGGCCGAGAACAGCCACTCGCCGACCAGCCGGCCGCGGTGCTGCGCCAGCCGGGCGTACTCGCCGGCGCCGATGCGCGCGGCGAAGTCCAGGTTGGCGTGCAGCGACCGGGCCGGGAAGCCGTGCCCGCGAACGATGGCCGTGAGCAGCCCGGCCTGGATCGACGGCCGGTCGGCGCCCAGGAAGGGCATCGACACGATCACGACGGGCCAGTCGGCGTGCGGCGCCATCGCGGCAGGCTAGGTCGCGGCCTTCTTGCTGGGTGTTCCACCGGGCGGGTTGCCGATCCGCCACCCGCCGGGGCTGGTGCCGCCGAAGGTGGCGATCCGGGTCTCGAAGCCGGAGCCGGACAGCAGCTCTTTGCCGCCGGCTTGGAAGATGCCCCACAGCAGGTTGCGGTCCTTGTCCGACAGCGCCGAGGTGATGGTCGGCATCTGGTCGGCCAGCTCGTTGATGCGGTCTTCGGGGGTGCTCATGCGAACCTCCGGAACTGAGGGTCAGCTACTCGCTACTCACGGTGCTCGGGGCGGGATCGGTGCGTCAAGGAAACGACGGCAGACCGACAAGTCGCGATGCGCTACTCCATCGGGGTGATGCCGTGCTCGGTACGCAGATCGCTCAGCGACCACTGCCGGAACAGGGCCGGGTTGCTGGTCGCAGTGGCCAGGTCCCGGTAGGTGGCGACCATCTTCTCCGCTGATTCCCTGGCCTCGGCGAACGTGCTCGTACCGATCATCGTCGTCTCCAGATAGGACCACGTGTCGGCGTCGGGCCGGTTCTGCCAGCCGACCAGGGCATGCCCGGGCACGATCACGATGGCCGGGTTCATCGAGATGCCCTCCAGCAGGCTGGCGACCAGCACCGTGCCGTCGATGCAGTTGGCCTCGCGGTCCTTCAGGGTCTCGCGCGGAAGCCGTACCCGTTGCATCGCCGCGCCCTCCTCGGGGCTGAACGACACCACCGAGTTGACGTAGATGATGCCGGTGTTCTTGAGGGCGCCGAAGATCGCTTCGACCTGGGCGACCACCTCGTCGTCGCTGCCCAGGTAGCCCACCATGCGCGGGTCGGGAAGCTGCTCCGCCACCACCCGGAGGAACTGCATGAGTGTGGGCGCGTTCGGGGTCACGAACGCGCCGAAGTACTTCGTGACGTCGCTCCACTTGCCGGTGGCCGGGTCACGGATCGCCAGCGGGGCGGTGGTGCGGGCCAGCAGCGGAAGGGCGCGGGTGCTGTGCAGCTCGACCTTGCCGTCCAGGTCCTCGATCAGCATGTTGACCGAGGCCGCGGTGAGCTCGGTCAGATCGCGGACCCGGTGGTGGAACAGGGTCGGCAGTTGATCCACCGTGGCGGTCTGGTTCGGCTCGATCTCCACGGTGTCGATCGCCCGGCCGGAGTAGCCCTCCACGAACGAGCTGATCCGCAACCGCCGGATCGCCTTGCTGGCGTTGCGCACGGTGCAGGTCACCAGCGGGTTCGCGTCGCGGTCGAACAGGTGGTAGATCGAGGTCGGCACCTGTGCCATGCGCAGCACCGCCCGGGCGTCCAGGCCGGTGGTCGCCTCCCCGCTCACCTCGTGGACCAGGGCCTCGGTCTGCGCCGCGGCGGTGTCGATGATCCGGCCACCGAGCGGCTGGTTCTCCAGCTCGGCCGGATCGTCGTCGGTGGACTGCGACTGGTCCAGCTTGCTGAGGGCGCGCTCCGCGGTTGTCAGCTCGTCGAGCAGGCTCTGCTCGGATGCCGGATCGTTCTGCTCGAACACCTCCCGGCGCAGGGCGGAGACGCGCAGGCGTAGCCCGTACTCCTTCTGGTAGCTGTTGGTCATGTCCCACCTCCAGGTTTGTCGGCCAGCGCGGCGGACGGGCTGCCGTACACGGTGTAGGCCAGCCAGGTCGGATCGCCGGCGAGAGCCCGGATCTCCTGACGGGCCTCGAAGGTCGCCTGGGCGAGCGCGAGGTTGCGGGTGACGAAGGCGCCGTAGAAGGCCGCCGCGAACTGCTGCGCGGACTTCGAGCGCACCGCCCACAGCGAGCCCAGGAAGACCCCGGCGCCCGCCGCCATGAATTGACCGGCCCAGCTCATCGGACGGTTCAGCGCCGGAATCTCACCCGCGCTGCGGCACGCGTTCAGGAAGACCAGGGGAGTGGCCGCGGTGAGGTACCGCCCGGCCACGGCCTTCGACAGGTCGACCGGGGTGAACGGGCCGTCGTCCAGGGTGATCACCGAACCGGTGGTCCGGTCGAACTCGTTGTGGCAGGTGAAGTGCAGCACGCTCGGCGGGGTCTCGATCAGCGCCCGCAGGTCGCGCAGGATTTGGATCCGGCCCAGGTCGGCCACCCCGGCGCCGAGCAACGCACGCACCTCGGCGATCTCACCCGGCGCGGTCGTGGGCGCCCCGCGCGGAGCCACGTAGGCGCTGTTGACCACCTTCAGGGTCCGCACCCGGTCCTGCCCGCGGACCCGGCGCAGCACCGGCATCCGGTCGACCAGGAAGCCGCCGGCCCGGTCGGTCTCGCGGACCGGGTACATCAGCTCCCACGGCAGGTCGACGTCGCTGTCGATGGTGAGGCAGCCGATCTTTCCCAGCTCCCAGAAGTGCTGCCGGATCTTCGGTGGCAGGGTGTTCCACAGGTTCGCGCCGAGGTTCTCCAGGCGGCTCAGCTGGTCGGCCGGATCCCGGTGCGGCCCCACGCCGCGGGCCATCTCGTCGAGTTGTGCCACCAGGGCGGCGACCTCGTCGCGAGGCTCGGCGGCCACCCGTTCCGACGGCTCGACCACCTCGGCGCCGGGGCCGATCAGGCGATAGCTGTACCGATCGTCATCCTGCCTGGCGATCCGGAGTGTCACCTCGCCGTCCTCCAGCCGCACGTCGGTGAGCGGCTCGTGCACCGAGCTCTCGGCGGTGGCAGCGCCGGCGCCGACTGCGATCTGCAGCACCATCCCGCCGACATGGGTGCCGCCGCGGTAGACATCGACCTGGACGGTCTGCGGCCCGTCGTGGACGGCGGTGAAACTGAACCGGACCATCGCCGAGTCACCGTCGGCGGGAATGTGGACGTCCTGCTCCAGATCCCCCTCCGCGACCAGCCCCGGCGCCCAGACGGCGATCGACACGTCGACGCCGTCCGGCGGGACGTCGAGGTCCATCGGCGCCGACGTGCCGCTCCCCGGGGCGCGGCGGGCCACGTACACCTGGATCGGAAACCTCGAACCGGCCGCGACCTGCTCCGGCGCCCGGGCCACCAGGTGCCGCCGCTGGTCCAGGGACCGGTAGCGGCGTTCCGTGTTCAACTGCGCGCGGGACCAGGCGCGTACTTTCGGGTCGATCGCGAGGGCCCGCAACAGGGCGTTCCTGGCCGATCCGGGCGGCAGGGCCAGGGCGGCGCCGATCGCGGCTTCGACCCGGGCCGCCTCGGTGGCGTCCGGCACCATCCGGCTCAGCAGCGCCCGGGCCGCTTCCGCGACGCGGCGGATCTCGGGTTCGTCCACGGGTGATCGTCTCCTCGCCTCAGGCTCCGACGAAGCCGAACGCCGCCCAGGCGTCCAGGCCGGCGTCGCTGCGCTCCTCCGGCTCCTCCAGCAGCAGGTCCTCGCTGAGGCCGTCGGCGACGTCATCGGGCAGGGATCCGGCGGCACGCGCGTCGTCGTACGCCTGCAGTTTCTGCTCGTTGGTGGTGTCCCGGACCCACTGCTGCGCCTGGCGCAGCGCAGCGGCCGGGACCGGCTCGTCCTTGCGCCAGCGGCGGTAGAACTCGGTCATCAGTGCGAGCGTCGGCCGGTCCGGCACCTGCCACAGCGAGGCCACGATGCCGCCGACCCCCGCCTGCAACATGCCGGTGGGCAGCGAGACCACCTCGTCCGGCAGCTCGGTGCCGGGGGTCGACGTCTCGCACGCGGACAGGACGACGAGCCGGAGGCGCAGGCTGAGGCTGAGCAGGTCGCGCAGGGTCAGTGCCTGTCCGCCGGCCAGGTTGATGCCGCTCTCCAGCGGGGTCAGCAGGTTCGCGTAGCCGTGGCAGGCGAAGTGGGCGACATCGACGTGCTGGAGGGCGTCGCGGACCTGTTCGACGGTGGCCGCCGGCCCGGTGAGCGCGGTGGGGCCGGCAGGTAGCGCCAGGGCGGCGACCCTCGCCTCGGCCGTGACGGACGGCAGCGAGGCGGACGGGTCGACCACCGCCAGGAGCCGATCTGCCGGACCGCCGGCCAGCTCCCGGGCGGCGGTGAGAGACCGGGCGTTCGGCGTGTAGCTCAGGGTCAGCTCGTCGAGGGCATAGCGTCGGCCGGTCGTGGCGCTGGAGTCCTCGTACCAGGCGGCGTGCAACGGCAGCAGCCCCAGCAGCCCGCCGGCCACCAGCACCGCGGCCGGTGCCGGGCGCAGCTCGTCGAGGACCGGGCCCATCACCTCGTCCCACAACCACCGGGTCGTGCGGTCCAGAGTGGAGTTCCAGGCAGCCAGCTGCGCCGGCCGGTCGGCCCGGAACGCGGCATAGCCCTGGTGGAAGTCGTCCACCATGGAGTGCAGGCTCTGCTCAGTCAGCTTGGGCAGCGGAACGTGGGCGACATCGTCGCCGCGAACCACCAGGGCGAGCCCGCCGAGGTCGGCCGCCGCCAGGTAGACCAGCGGCTGATCGGCGGCCGCTTCCTCGACGTCGTCGAAGGTGGGTGCCGCCAGAAACTGTTCATATCCGTCAACCCGGCGGATCTCCTCGATCACCTCGTCGAGGTCTCGCCGTGCGGCGCGGATCCGGTCCAGCATGCTGTCTTCCATGCCCTCACCCGTGCACGGTCCAGTGGCCCGCATCATTGTGGGGTGGCCGGAAAGACCAAGTCCAGATGTCAACTGAGGGACGGCATGGTCCGCTCCGCGGCGTCACGGTAACGGGTGACCAGATCACCGTGCCCGGCGTCGGCCAGCCGCTCGAGCCGGATCCGGCTCACCTCCAGGGCCTCGGAGAGCAGCACCGCCCGGCCCGTCTCGGCGGCGACCGCGGCCGCCCGGGCATCGCCGAGACCGGCCAGCGCCAGGGTGCCGCGCGCGGCGATGCCCTGCGCCATGGACAGCCATGATTCCTTGTCGGACCGTCGTACCTGGACGTTCACGAGCGCCGCGGTGGCGGCGGCCCCGATCCGGTACGCCTCCACGACTTCCGTCCACCGCTGGGCGGCCCCGGCCGTCTCGCTCCAGTTCGCCGCGCCGAAAAGAGCATCGCCGGGTAACGCTCGCAGGGCCAGCCGCCCGCTCTCCCGGTAGCGCTCGGTGGCCTCCGCCCGCAAGCCGGCGTCGTCGTTCCGGTCGCCCAGTTCGGCCAGCGCATTCGCCAGGTTCAGCAGATACCGCGGATACTCCGCCACGCCCGCGACGGTGAGTGCGACCGCCTTCCGGGACGCGGTCACCGCTCTCTCCAGCAGCGCGGTTTCGCCGAGCGCGGCCAGGGCGGTGCTCAGGTTGTTCAGGTAGGCGGGGTCGTTCGGGGCGGCCGCCACCGCGTCCTCGAAACAGGTGATCGCCTCGCGCAGCTCGTCGTGGTCACCGGTCGCGTCGAACCGGGTGCGCAGACCGTTGCCGAGGCTGTTCAGCAGCGCCGCCCGCAGCGGGGTGTCACCGCCCGCGGCGAGCGCCTCGCGGTGCCGGGAGATCGACTCCCGCAGGTCGTCGGTCAGCCGCGGGGCCAGCCGGACGGTGTACACGTGCCGGGTCCGTAGCGCGATCGCGAGGTTGTTCAGCCGGCCGGCGAGGTCCGGCGAGGTCACCGGGGTCTGCTCGACCACGTCGGTGTAGGTCGCGACCGCCTCGTCCAGGTCGGCCAGCGCGCCGCGGGCGTGGAACCGGTCGTCCAGCGCCGCCGCGACGTTGTTCATGATGCCGGTGTGCTGGCGCGGCGACAGGTCCGGGCAGCGACTCGCCTGGTCGTAGAGGGAGATCGCGCGGTCGAGATCACCCGGGCCGCCGCGGGCGTCGCGCCGGGCCAGCAGCGCGCCGGCCAGATTGGAGCGGGCCAGCGCGGCTGTCGCCGACAGGTCGCCGGCGTCCGGCTGCACCTGTTCGTAGAGATCGATGGCCTGATCCAGGTCGTCGTCGGCGCCGCGCTCCTGGAAGCGGACCAGCAGAGCGTTGGCCAGGCCCGTGCATCCGGCGACCAGCTGCTCCGGGTCGGTCGTGGCGGCGGCCGTCCGGTACAGATCGACAGCCCGGTCGAGGTCCGCGCCGTTTCCGTCCGTGTCGTGGCGATCCAGCAGCGCGCCGGCCAGTTCGCGGATCGGCTCCGGGTCGTCGGCGTCTTCGACGGCCGAGGACAGCAACGTGATGGCGCGGTCGAGGTCGGGGCCGCTGTGCCCGCGTCTGCGCAGCGCCCGGCCGAGGAACAGGTCGGCGCCGGCCTGCTGGTAGGCGTCGATCGCCGCGTCCAGGTCGCCGTCGTCGTACCGGTCGTCGTACCGGCTCTCGAGGGCGCGGCCGAGATTGCTGAACACCGCGGTCGCCACCGGGTCCCGGGCGATCGCCGCGGCGCGCCGGTACCAGCCGATGGCAGCGTCCAGGTGGTCGGGGCCGGCGCCGGCCCAGTGCTGGCGCAGGTGGGCCCCGCCCGTGCCGTCGTACACGAGCGCACGGACCACGTCTGGGGCCTCTTCCGCCTCCGCGGCCAGTGCCTCCCAGCGCGTCACCGACCCACTGACCTGCCGGGCGGCCCTGATCGACTCGGCCCAGTCCGGTGAGCTGTCCACTCCACGATGGTGCATCTTCCGTCGTCCGGGTACACAGCCCTCTCGTGACATCGATGGAGGTGGGCGCAATGGCCGGAATCGGGATCGTCACCGGAGGTGGTGCGGGGCTGGGTCGCGAGATCGTCTTCGGCCTGGCGAAATCCGGGCACGGTGTGGTCGTCGCGGACGCCGACCCGGTGGCGGCCGAGTCGTGTGCACGAGACGTCGGCGAGCTCGGGGTGCCGGCGCAGGCGGTGCAGGCCGACATCCGGGTGCCGGCCGACCTGGACCGCGTCGTGCGGGCGGCCGCCGACCTGGGCGGGCCGCGGATCCTGGTGAACAACGCGGGCGGCTGGACGCCGAACCATCAGTACCCGTTCGCCACCGCGGCCGAATGGACCGCCACGATCGCGCTGAATCTGACCGCGCCGATGCTGCTCAGCCAGCTCGTCCTCGACCGGATGCGCGATCTGGGCGGCGGCGCGATCATCAACATCGCGTCGACGGCGGGCATCGCTTCCGATCCGTACGCGTCACCGGAGTACGGCGCCGCCAAAGCCGGCCTGATCCGGTTCACGACCAGCTCGGCCGGCCTGGCCGACAGCCATCAGGTCCGGACGATGTGCGTCGTCCCCGACTGGATCGGCCTGGACCGGGCCCACCGGGAATGGGCCGTGCTGAGCCCTGCCGAGCAGGCCGCCACCCGCCCGCTGATCCCGCCGCAGGACATCGTCACGGTCGTCCTCGACCTGATCCACGGCGGCGCGGCCGGCACGGTCGTCGAGATGTGGGGCGGTAAGCCACCCGTCTACCACTGACCGCGCAGGGCGGTGGCGCCCGGCCGGATTCGGTGGGTGGATGTGACCTTCAGGGAACCATTGCTTCCGCCGGGCCGGGCGTCCCGCCAAGGGTTCA is part of the Actinoplanes sp. NBC_00393 genome and harbors:
- a CDS encoding RiPP maturation radical SAM C-methyltransferase; its protein translation is MAPHADWPVVIVSMPFLGADRPSIQAGLLTAIVRGHGFPARSLHANLDFAARIGAGEYARLAQHRGRLVGEWLFSADAFGDDAPDPGSGLVDKFAGDLAYLGGVPPAIRDRLLTIRRDDVPAYLDELAGAYPWHDVRVVGFSCTFEQNAASFALARRLKERHPDLVTVFGGANFDGGMGAELVRTVDCIDLAVSGEADEALPRLLRALVAGDDPATVPGVLRRDGDRVLATPPAPPGDDLDALPAPDYDEYFERAERLGLLDAAGRRQTWIPIETARGCWWGAKHHCTFCGLNAATMQFRAKSPARVLDELAVQTRRCGSFRFAAVDNIMDVQYLTTLFPEIVGHGFGYEFFYEVKANLSRAQLGLLARAGVTRIQPGLESLSSRVLKLMAKGSTAAQNVNLLRWAGYYGIRVSWNVLWGFPGESAQDYAEQALAVPHLVHLQPPESAGRIWLERFSPLFDQSDEALRWRRPEPSYGYVYPERVDLEQVAYFFEYELADPLPDTAYHELRDAVAAWQQAWQGDVRPTLTYWSAPQYLRIYDGRWPGREGTYTFEGPGADVYAACSERPISPAAVRDRLGLTMPVSAVRDVFAEFHRLGLMFLDGSAGLALALPAVGRR
- a CDS encoding CHAT domain-containing protein, with protein sequence MDEPEIRRVAEAARALLSRMVPDATEAARVEAAIGAALALPPGSARNALLRALAIDPKVRAWSRAQLNTERRYRSLDQRRHLVARAPEQVAAGSRFPIQVYVARRAPGSGTSAPMDLDVPPDGVDVSIAVWAPGLVAEGDLEQDVHIPADGDSAMVRFSFTAVHDGPQTVQVDVYRGGTHVGGMVLQIAVGAGAATAESSVHEPLTDVRLEDGEVTLRIARQDDDRYSYRLIGPGAEVVEPSERVAAEPRDEVAALVAQLDEMARGVGPHRDPADQLSRLENLGANLWNTLPPKIRQHFWELGKIGCLTIDSDVDLPWELMYPVRETDRAGGFLVDRMPVLRRVRGQDRVRTLKVVNSAYVAPRGAPTTAPGEIAEVRALLGAGVADLGRIQILRDLRALIETPPSVLHFTCHNEFDRTTGSVITLDDGPFTPVDLSKAVAGRYLTAATPLVFLNACRSAGEIPALNRPMSWAGQFMAAGAGVFLGSLWAVRSKSAQQFAAAFYGAFVTRNLALAQATFEARQEIRALAGDPTWLAYTVYGSPSAALADKPGGGT
- a CDS encoding CHAT domain-containing protein, producing the protein MEDSMLDRIRAARRDLDEVIEEIRRVDGYEQFLAAPTFDDVEEAAADQPLVYLAAADLGGLALVVRGDDVAHVPLPKLTEQSLHSMVDDFHQGYAAFRADRPAQLAAWNSTLDRTTRWLWDEVMGPVLDELRPAPAAVLVAGGLLGLLPLHAAWYEDSSATTGRRYALDELTLSYTPNARSLTAARELAGGPADRLLAVVDPSASLPSVTAEARVAALALPAGPTALTGPAATVEQVRDALQHVDVAHFACHGYANLLTPLESGINLAGGQALTLRDLLSLSLRLRLVVLSACETSTPGTELPDEVVSLPTGMLQAGVGGIVASLWQVPDRPTLALMTEFYRRWRKDEPVPAAALRQAQQWVRDTTNEQKLQAYDDARAAGSLPDDVADGLSEDLLLEEPEERSDAGLDAWAAFGFVGA
- a CDS encoding SDR family NAD(P)-dependent oxidoreductase; the encoded protein is MAGIGIVTGGGAGLGREIVFGLAKSGHGVVVADADPVAAESCARDVGELGVPAQAVQADIRVPADLDRVVRAAADLGGPRILVNNAGGWTPNHQYPFATAAEWTATIALNLTAPMLLSQLVLDRMRDLGGGAIINIASTAGIASDPYASPEYGAAKAGLIRFTTSSAGLADSHQVRTMCVVPDWIGLDRAHREWAVLSPAEQAATRPLIPPQDIVTVVLDLIHGGAAGTVVEMWGGKPPVYH